From Myripristis murdjan chromosome 13, fMyrMur1.1, whole genome shotgun sequence:
TAAAGGCGCAGTTACAGCCGCTGCTGTACTGCCCGGGCACTGAGTTCATGAACCGAGTCTTCACCACGTCCACTGGAGACGCGACAATGGTGGTGCAGAACCCTGCTGCAAAGGCCGCAGTGAAGTGACAGGGCATATTATCTGTTGAACGACAAAACGTCTCCATCAGGTATGAGGGAGTCGCCATGAGGTGATAGAAAACACTGACAATGCACAGGACTTTCTGCTGAGAAGAGGACTGTTACAACTTGCCTGTCATTAGATTGTACTTGAGGATGAGCTCTTTAATTACGTCATAGGTCACCAACTCTGAGCAGTTCACTATGGAGTTACGAGTTATATTTGGCAGACAACCTGAAAGGACAAAACATAATGAATCTGCATTATAATTAATTCCCCCATAAAATTCACAAAACAGGTGGGAAGgttttttaatttctaaaaaCTAGCCTCAGTGGAGGTTAAGTTACGCCCAAAACAAGTAATGACTCAGTGAACAATTAAATGACTCCACCTTGCTCCGCGGTATAACTTACCTTTCCAGAGCCCTTTAATGCCCTCATCCCTGGCGATGGTCCTGTAGGCATCAATGGTACTACTGTATCTCTGGGCAGACCCCACCTCAGGATTTCGGACCTGAGCCTGGAACCTCACTTTCACCACATCTGTGGGCTGAGCAAACGCCACTGCCATCGCCCCCGTGGTGCAGCCGGCCATCAGCCGACTCCCGATCCCAGCATCTGAAACAGAAAAGATGTTGTAAACGGTAACATCTAAAGTGCTTTTCTAATGTTCTGACCACTCCAAGTGCTTCACAATGTATGAAATGGAATAAAACTGGATATTTTCCAacttttagagcttatttttttacagtcaaATGCTGTCTGCTGAACAAAAAAGCATATCTGGATATGCAATGTGCTGCCAGTAAAACCGTCAGGCAAATCAAAAGCAACTTGCAAAAAGGAATCTACACCCACTGTGGCAGGATCACACTCACGTACCGTAATTACTGTGATCCTGCGAGCTTTAGCTACAACACTATAAATTTAGGAGAGGGTGCAGTTGCTCTTCAGCTTTCAAACAGACTGGTTTTACTAGCTAACACGAGACAAACAACAGATGTGgtcagcaaactgcacaggCAGAGTTCCATCTATAAAATACaggtttgtgctgctgttgtcgGGATGATCGAGCCGGATGATTGAGAGGGTGGCGGCTCCAGCCTATGGCACAAACACAGTACCTACCTTCATAAACAAGGAATTCACCTCTTCCCTACATCCTGGAGGTATTTTGCGGGGAAAAAAGTGCAGGATACAGCTTTTGGTATGCTGAGCAAGTCTACATCTGCTGTTTCTAGGTCACATCAATATGATATGGGTTTCATACCTTCCCCTCACAGCCTCTGTTGTGCTGACACATGGAATAAACTTTTCAGCCAATTGGGGGCAATGTTTGTGCTGTCTTACAATCTGTGGACACACCACATAGGAGCACAACGATTTGAAGGAACCATGTTGCGGTGTTAATTTTAAAGcttacttttcatttttattgaataTGTTTTAAGGTCTAATCCACTTCAAAGATGAAAGCACTTCAATAAAAGACAtaagacacaaaaaaagaccaAATATATGGGCCTAATTACACTATAATTTCACATTCAGCAGAAACAGCCCATGTCATCAGTTTACACCATGAATCTAgattgtaaacagtgatatgGGGCTTTGAATAAACCCGAACATGAATCAGTCTCACAACTGTTTCATCAAGCTGGCCACTGAGTGCAGGTAAACATTGTGAGGCATACTTTCTGATTCCCTGGTGTAGAGCTGCTTCATCGAGTCGTACAGGCCAATGCGGACTGAGGCAAAGCTCATCTGTCTCTGGAGCCCTGCCACCAGTCCATTGTACAGGCTCCGTGGTCCCTCTGTCTTCACCATGGTCTTGATGGTGCCAAACACACCCTTATACTTCAGCTTCTGGCCCTCCACCTTCGATTCACCCTGGATCTAGAGTAAACATAAGTGAACGGCATCGTGTGGTAAGGTATATTTAACAGGCAAACAAAAGCCATTCAGTGAAGCACAAATCCACTTCTATTTACTCAGCCTTTCAGACAAAAACACTTCATAATGAACTTGTATCAAAAGTCATGCAAGGAGTTTACAGGGTAGGGTCtctttaaagtggaaaaaaatgctcaTTTGGTGGAGCCCACTATCTCATGCACAGCTGTAAAAGGTGCTTTAGGCCACCTCCTCTGCAGGATTACAGCCTGTTGGAAACCCAGGCACCAAGGACTGCTGTGTATCCTCACCTGGAGTCTGACTTTGGCCGTATCCAGGGGGAAAGTGACCAGGTCTGCCACACAGGCGGCTGTTCCGGCTCCGAAAAACTTGACAGCGGCCGTGGGAGCCAAATCTGTGGTCCTCACTGCGACCATGGCGAGTCCAGCGCAGAGGGTCAGCAAATCAAGGCCGGACGGACTCAAGCGCACCAGGCGAGTTCAACTCCACTGCTGCCCGTTAACAGGAATGAGGCGTTAGGAAGCCTATGAGCCTCGTTAGATCAGGGATTACGCAGATATTTATTGATATAAGATAATTGTACATACCCGAGATGGGGCAGTGGGCTTGGGAGTCACACTCAAGTTTCAGGTAGTGGATAACGTGCCTTGTTAACGCATAATCCCTTTGTTTCCCCCTTTGCCATAAATAACCTCCAAACCAGCATGCCACTGTAAAGTATAATCTATGAATTTACAACTTGACAGTCAAGATGAAAACAGgctccaaacaaaacaaacaaacaaacaaaaaaatctcacatctcAAAGTTATCACTGCACCTGTCCCAGCTCTTTCCAGTCGTCTGTCCTGTGAGTAAATGAGTCTTTATACAACCGGCTGCCCCACATTGCCGCGATACCAGACCGACCAAAAACAGCTCGTCGAGGCGTGTCGTCATCAAGTGCGGGCTGGTCCACTAATTTGAAATGCAGTTAAACATTTACTGCACTTAAAATACAAGTGATAAACGCGGTGACATATTCTAACAGGTTACACCCCCCCTGCTGTAAATATTTGCTCACCCACAGGTTTTTCATGTAGTGTCTCCAGCCGGGGAAACGAACACAACGCGTGGAAGAAGAGGGAATGAAAACATAATCAAAAAAGATACCGGGAGGCTTCCCCATGAATATGCCCCCAGGTAGACTGTGGCTGTTTATGGAAATTACCGCAGACGATTTTGTGTGTCAGTTCAGCAGGTCAGGGCGGAGAGATCGGTGATGATGACAGGTGAGAAACATCCCAACCAGCGGTGACATCCTGCATAATGAGTGAAATGTATCAACTGCCAGGAGGCTACAAGTCTAATgtaaaaaaactaacaaaatatcAAGTTCTTTCCTTAGCAGGGCTGACGGTCCTGTACCGGGAACGgcgcccagacacacacacaatcatcctGGGTGCAAAACTGTGCCTTGATGACAGATTTGTTGCTTTGCTCTGAATTGTGTAATCTGAACCATCCAAGATCACGGAAATAACAGATAAATCACAAGGTGCACTGGGTTCTCAAATTTAAGACAATAAGCTGAACGGACTACAGATGTAATGCAGATCCAGTGTCTTTTACTCCACTATAGATTACTGAATGCATGccttaaaatgtgatttctaATACCATTCCATGAGATTATTTAAGCAATTTAAGCAAATACTTTGGATTACATTGAAAAGATTTGCGCCTTTATGTGGTTCACTGTGAATGTAGTTAACACTTGCTTTTGGGAATTCTACTGTCTTCAGAGGAAGAAGTTATGcaagtaaacaaaacacaaatgtggTATGTTTTGTCCCGCAGCTGGCACTGTTTAAAGGAAATGACAGCCACCAGAGAACAAAGCCTTCGGTCTTCCTTTACCCTCTCTAACGCTTTTCTAGCCACTTGTTATAGGAGCAGCGCAGTTCCTTTAAAGAATACGGCGGTGCGTAATGGATGTGCGTAAACTGTGTGGTTGAGCGATTGAGAGAGAAAGCGACGAAAAGTGATGGGCAATGAGCGGTGAACAGTTAATATGGTGTCTGCAGTGGTTGGTTTGAGGAGGGATGTCAGCCccctttttttaatgcaaagtgACCATAGGCATCCCCCTTTGTtatcaaacaaacagacaaatcacCTGCTGTGACCTGCATGCCTCACGAGAATTttagaacaaataaaacagtaataaataaatgaatccctttaaataatctatttttaaaGACAACAACTGTATTCAGAATACCACCAACTTAAACTTTAACTGTGATGGAACACAGTAactcatgttttgtgttttgttactTGTCCCGTTACTCCCCAACCCTGTGCATGCAGCATATCCCTTACAGAGGTAAgtgacagaacagaaaacatacaaaagGTCACTGGTTACCTTAAATACAGagcaaatatttatttataaaagtaCAAAATGTTACACCTCATTTACACGATCTTTTCATGATCTGAAGCCGCTAAGTAAACACAACCTTATACGTGATGAGAAATGCTCAGTCCATCAGTCATCACACATCCAACAAAGAGCTAATGGTCCTCGTTGAAGTGAGCCGCAAATATCTTTGCTATTCTTGCAGTCTCTTTCTTCTTGGATGGAGTTGTTATGTTGGGCCTTTGTCGAGGAGCTCTCCGATGAGGAATGCTGTGTGTCACAGGTCCCTGGGCAGAACAAATAACAGTACAACATAACTTCAATTACTGAACATCTGAAGTGATGCCAGGCAATCATCTCCTAAAGTAGCATCTGCATGAAGAAGGTCTGGCTGCAATTGATATGGATACTTTAATAGCCTTGACTAAAAGGATAAAATAAGTATTCGATTGTACAACcaaatatataatcaaattttaaCTCAGACCAGAcaagtgtgcttgtgtgtccaAGGAGACAAATAGGTATTTAAGGTGTGTTTTAGAGtctgttttatctgtcaaaTGGACAAAGATTTTCATAGGAAAATAGATGTAAATCTGAGAGATCACAAGAGACTGTGACCAGGCTTTCCTGTTCCAGTCTATGTATGATGCAATCTTCAGATCAGCAACAAGTGACCAGCTTGAACCGGTTCTTGAAAAAGGTCCTGTACACTACAGTATGTTCCAGCACCAGCCACCTCTGACTCCATGAACTGTCTCTATCTCCACACCCCTTCTTGAAACAGGATCCAGCAGTTACAGCGTGACGCCAGCATACCTTTCTATCACTACAGCTGACTGCATCTTTTGAGTTGTGTAATGACAGTCATGTCAGACATGTCAGCTAACAAACTCAACAACACATGTTACTGTGTTTTTCAAGTTTTGCATATTGACATGACACCAAATCCTTTTACTCTATGTACATTCTTTTTTGCTTGCCCCTTTTCAAAGGCATTTCAAAGTAACAGGTTGACTAAACAGCATCCATGGAGATGGTAAGCATTCAGAGTTTTACTCAGTCCCACTTTAGCAGACCAATTTAATTTATTAGTATTGCTATTTTGCCATTTTGGCAACTTTAACCCAAGCCCCCAAGTCGAGGAATGACTCATCTTAGCTGcctccactttgttttttactAGCTCCCCATGATATTTAACTGATGATTCACTGTCAAAATCGCATCATCTATTAATTATCATTCATAAAAAAGTGAGATCATAGGAGCCTTGCCATATTGTCCAACAGTTTGGTCAGTATGAACATCAGCACCCTCTGTTAAGACTGTGGTCAATACTCAGGGCGTAAGgggctgttctctctctcactcaatgAAAATGCCACCTGACCTTTAAATCTCATCACATCATTGTCTCTCTATAGAGTGTACTGGCTATTTACAGTTTATAttattaatttgatttgaatacCATTCCGTTTTTTAAACAtccaaatgcaaacatatgaaTTGGAAAATTTAATGACCTTGTAAAAACACTCTGAGTATTACAGTACACGCAAAGTCTGGCTCTAATTCACACCAATGAAGCATAAACATGATAAGGTAACAGTAAAGCCTTGCCTCTTTTACTTTCTGCGTTGCGACAGACATTTTGCTGTTCACACATTTATACTGACTGCCGAAGGTCAAATGAATAACATATAAGAATGCTGCAGAAGTGTGAATTTACTAATGAACCTAGTGGTTATGACATAGATTTATAATGACTGAGGAAGTCATTCTACAGAAGTTAGAGCGCCCAACATGTTTATGCTGCACATATGAAATTTAAGTTGCACTGAACCTAAGTTGGTACATAGTGTCACTATGTCTGACTGGCCTTGGTCCAGTGTGAATCAAGTGAGGAGTAAAGGTACATAGTGACCTACTAATAATGCCTCGGCTTTGCATGGCAGCTGGTTCTGATGCCAACTGACTTCAAATTCCACTTGAATCGCTGCTTTATTAGTCATTAAAATCTCTtagacaaaaatataaataaggaAGTAAGTTAATGGgttcatattaaaataaaaaaaatggaaaaaaaatagcttaaaaGCTACTAAATGATATCAAGATACACTATAACCCAGTGAGAGGGCGGTGCAGTGCAGGTGGTGAGggtgacagagtgtgtgaaaGCCATAGGTGGTGTGGGTGGTAAATACTCACTGGGTCACTGGAGGGCTGGGAGAACACAGGGGCTAAACGCAAGGCTCTCATAGACGCCTCCAGTTGGTGAGAAGGCAGGAAGAAATTAGGGACCTCCACAGGAACCGAGCTTAAtatgaatgttaaaaaaaaaagcacttaagACATCTCTAGAAATAAATCCTGAGCTAGACATGTGCTGTCAGTAAACGAGAACAGGGTATATCCCCGAAACAACTTGAATCCTGAACACCTGACATCTTGTGACTGTGTCCTGTTAGTACAATCACTTGCTGTAACAATGACTTCTGCaaatactttatttttcacttgCACCTTTCTGTAGGGCAATtatgtaataaattaattaaatatttttttttccctggccTTCTCTTTTGCagtgtgctgatttttttttcatatattagGTGGGGCTGAAAAAATTAGTCAATTTATCGATTAGTTGAGTGATCAAAATTTAATCAATTATGATTTTGTAAATGAAttaattgttttagtcatttatcaactaaaagaaagagaagtgttttttttgctgctggtcagaataaaaaactaaatttgaagacatcactttggccTCTGGGATACTCGTAAAGGGcatttgtaattgtttttaacattttatagacaAAAAGGTTTATCAGTTAATCCAAAAAATAATCAACTTATTTATCAGcaattaaaataattgttaTCTGAAGCCCTGAGTATGGCTGCTGCCAGAAACTAAATCATTCAGCCCTCCTAATATACTACATTGCAAAGTGTGTCTAATATGTCCTCTTGTGCTCTTCACAAACTGAAAGGATACGGTTGAGGCTGTGTGTCTTGACTGTGTGGGGAACCCGAAGTGTCAAATGCGCCCGTGGTATTCTGTGCGTTGGCTGATAAAGTTGGAGACTTGTTTTCAGAATGAGCAGTGCTATCACCGGACTCCTTGGTGGCGGTTGTGGGCTGTTTCGTTTGGTCCTCCTCTAAAGCTTGCAGTGTCctctcaccatctctctctttgtctgaaTCATCTGCTGATTCATTAGACTTATCAGAGTCAATATATTCACTTTCCTCCAGTCTGTTACaactctcttctcctctgtggccCTGACCTTGCAGATTAGCAGTCTGTGAATTTAGCTGTGTCATCGCCTCTTCCTCGTGGGTCAGGTCGGGGGAACGGCCGGTCAGCTCCCCGGGTAGCTCGGGGCTCTCCAGAGAACCCAGGTCAGGCTCTGACAGGATGCTGGTCCAGGGGCTGGTTTTGTCTGTTAAAGAGGTCACCTCATTTAGATGCCTAGGCTTCACCACAACCTCCTCGAAATCTTCATCACTGTCAGCATCATCAACTTCCTCATCCTTCCTAAAATCTCCGTCTTCATCCTCGGACTCGGCAGTTCTGTGGAGGCAGCGGCGCTCCTCCGCTTCCTCAGTCTCTGAGTCTGTATGGCCCTCAGACATGTTTGGCAGTGGTGACGACAGAGGAGACATGTTTTGTTGGGGAGAATCTGAGGGTCTGTGTGGACTGGGGATTCGCTCAGTGAGGGCCTCAGGGGTCACAGGTCGGTGATTGTCATCTCCAACTCCAAAGCTGCTTGGGGGGTTAGAGGCTGTTGTCTGCAGGCGCTGTCCCTGTAGGCCTGGGTCAAAAGAACAACGAAGACTTATGCATCATTTCCCTTTCTGCAGTCCTGTTTTGTTCTTCCCCTGTTGAAGGTTATATTCCTCCAGTAGGGCAgagcgatatggacaaaaaaaaaaagacaaatacgACATCTTTGAATTTCTCAATACTGGCAATACTGTAGGGATGACATGAGAGTTTTCATAAATAATTTTAACCAACCAGGTGGACGCAAATAATAGAAACGCTAGAACAGTttaaacatttcacaaaactgCCTCACTTACCGTTATTGTATCAAAAGACAACACGTATTATAGCGTTACAATATGAAAAATCCAGGAGTAAATCTTGTctcatattgtgatattgatgTAATATCAATATAGTTCCCAAGTTTATCCTTAAAAACTAACTTGATCtcagaaattatttttattggctGCTCTGCCAAGAGAGTGTAAACTAAAATATTTATCTACCAGGAATAAATCTGACTACCACAATAGTTTAGAGatatttttcaaagaaatatCATCTCCAATCATGAGCTGGTTTAATATAGAAACATTGTTTTGTTGAACAGTCAAACACCAAAGACTCTGTGTAATTGAAGCGTTCAAAAGTTACTGTCACAGTTACCAGCCAGTGTGGTGGACAATTTTACCAGTATTTAGCATTTGTTAATTTCAGGCCCTCCAATCAGGAACAAGAATTGCAGAGATCCTCTTTAATAAGGGAAAGAAGCTCACCGCTGATAAGACTGTTGACTTCTCCAACCAATTGGCTTGACTTGAGAAGAAgttgagatgtgtgtgtctctgagtcCCTGCGCTCCTCCGGCTTGGCCTGACAGACCTGCTCACTCACAGACGGGAACGTGGGAGTTGAAAGCTTACGGCTGAAGTATTTCTGTATGTTGTCAAGCTCGTTTAAATTTTTCCTGCAGGGAAAACGAAATCAAAAATGACTGATACTCTTAAAACAGCTAAGAGCTCACAAAGTCAAGATTTCATGACACTGTCATTATCTCAAGACCTGAATACCTGAGAGCTGACAGCAGGACTGAGCTGGACGGATTGATGTCACCAGCACTGCTGCTACACGCAGGATGAGCTGTGGCCTGCTCCTGGAGACTCTGGTGGTACAGGCGTACATTGTCCATGTGCTCACAATGACGGTCACTCTCACTGACCCTGGGtgcaaataaatacagttgAAGTTTATGTCAGATTATTTAAATATGTGCaaacataatttaaataaatgaaaatgtatgaataacACTGTTTTAGAGACCTTTCGGAAAACAGTCTGTCCATGTGTTCAGGTGATGAGATCTTCTGCTCAGGGTAGCGGCTGATGTGTGAAGGGAAGCTGCTGTATGTGGCTGCGGTATGGTAGCTGACAGGGAAGGCTTGAAATAAAGCCTGTTAATGAA
This genomic window contains:
- the LOC115370435 gene encoding mitochondrial uncoupling protein 2-like, whose amino-acid sequence is MVAVRTTDLAPTAAVKFFGAGTAACVADLVTFPLDTAKVRLQIQGESKVEGQKLKYKGVFGTIKTMVKTEGPRSLYNGLVAGLQRQMSFASVRIGLYDSMKQLYTRESENAGIGSRLMAGCTTGAMAVAFAQPTDVVKVRFQAQVRNPEVGSAQRYSSTIDAYRTIARDEGIKGLWKGCLPNITRNSIVNCSELVTYDVIKELILKYNLMTDNMPCHFTAAFAAGFCTTIVASPVDVVKTRFMNSVPGQYSSGCNCAFTMLMKEGPTAFYKGFIPSYLRLGSWNIVMFVSYEQIKRGLMRMQQSWESPF